The following are from one region of the Anaeropeptidivorans aminofermentans genome:
- the dnaX gene encoding DNA polymerase III subunit gamma/tau: MSYTALYRKLRPKNFSEIIGQEHIVKILTNQLKSGRISHAYLFCGTRGTGKTSTAKVFAKALNCKTPIGIEPCNECSSCVNIDHNNNLDIIEIDAASNNGVDNIRDIREEVKYPPTDGKHKIYIIDEVHMLSTGAFNALLKTLEEPPSHVIFILATTDPQKIPSTILSRCQRLDFHRIPTKIMTEALKDYMEAEGVKIDYKALEYISRICDGAMRDALSLLDQCIAYYYGEEIDIEKVLNVTGSVDNSVFFSLLEALNNFDSTSAIEIIGEAADGGRDINQLVSDFIVCLRNLLVSLSTEKNSMDMSDEAFFDLKKRAEGVNKEKIIEYINAFSGAQNQMKYASNPRILLETLCIKLTNPQGMPSSDGELLSRIQRLEKEMEKGPVIIKESASEKMEKPAKAPVKKAVPADIERVVNNWNDFLGSLGTVLKSLMQKRTYGGYLEGDILCVVADTGMTGVLKSKEEEIKEGLFKKYNREFTVSIMDKDEYDLRHKDKYGAKDENSKVLNKKEISEKLGGFAEFN; the protein is encoded by the coding sequence ATGTCTTATACCGCTTTATACAGGAAGCTAAGGCCTAAGAATTTTTCAGAGATTATCGGCCAAGAGCATATAGTAAAGATACTTACGAACCAGCTGAAAAGCGGGAGGATTTCCCATGCCTATCTTTTCTGCGGCACAAGAGGCACGGGAAAGACATCGACAGCGAAGGTTTTTGCCAAGGCATTGAACTGCAAGACGCCTATAGGCATTGAACCCTGCAATGAGTGCAGCTCCTGCGTAAATATAGATCATAACAATAATCTTGATATAATAGAAATAGACGCCGCAAGCAATAACGGCGTAGACAATATAAGAGATATAAGAGAAGAGGTAAAATATCCTCCTACAGACGGCAAGCATAAGATTTATATTATAGATGAGGTTCATATGCTTTCTACGGGGGCATTTAATGCATTGCTTAAAACCCTTGAAGAGCCGCCTTCCCACGTAATATTTATTCTTGCAACCACAGACCCCCAGAAAATACCGTCAACCATCTTATCAAGATGTCAGCGTCTCGATTTCCACAGGATTCCCACAAAGATAATGACGGAAGCCTTAAAGGACTATATGGAGGCGGAAGGGGTAAAAATAGATTACAAGGCCCTTGAATATATATCAAGGATATGCGACGGGGCAATGAGGGATGCTTTGAGCCTTCTGGACCAGTGCATCGCTTATTATTACGGCGAGGAAATAGATATCGAAAAGGTTTTAAACGTAACCGGCTCTGTTGATAACAGTGTATTTTTCAGCCTCCTTGAAGCCTTAAATAACTTTGACAGTACATCGGCCATTGAAATCATAGGGGAAGCCGCTGATGGCGGAAGGGATATCAATCAGCTTGTTTCAGATTTTATCGTATGCCTTCGGAATTTGCTTGTGAGCCTTTCCACGGAAAAGAATTCCATGGATATGTCAGACGAAGCCTTTTTCGACCTTAAGAAAAGAGCCGAAGGAGTTAATAAAGAAAAAATTATAGAATATATCAATGCTTTTTCAGGGGCCCAAAACCAAATGAAATATGCTTCAAATCCAAGAATCCTTCTGGAAACTCTCTGTATCAAGCTTACGAATCCTCAAGGTATGCCTTCTTCCGATGGAGAACTGCTTTCGAGAATTCAAAGGCTTGAAAAAGAAATGGAAAAAGGCCCTGTTATTATAAAAGAAAGCGCTTCTGAGAAAATGGAAAAGCCTGCGAAAGCCCCTGTAAAAAAGGCCGTTCCTGCGGATATTGAAAGAGTTGTAAACAATTGGAATGATTTTTTAGGAAGCCTTGGCACAGTCCTTAAATCCCTTATGCAAAAAAGGACTTACGGAGGTTATCTTGAAGGGGATATTCTCTGTGTCGTTGCCGATACAGGAATGACAGGGGTTTTAAAAAGCAAGGAAGAAGAAATTAAAGAGGGGCTTTTTAAAAAATACAATAGAGAATTTACCGTTTCCATAATGGATAAAGACGAATACGACCTGCGCCATAAGGATAAATACGGCGCAAAGGATGAAAACAGCAAAGTTTTGAATAAAAAGGAAATATCCGAAAAACTGGGCGGCTTTGCGGAGTTTAATTAA
- a CDS encoding 4Fe-4S binding protein, whose product MKKKKWNDYLWIATAVYLSLGFFNIIFAWIGLLCFFIPLFISILGGGKAYCNNYCGRGMLFDILGNKFNLSRKKNIPHWLRSSYFRYGFLTFFMIMFLNMLFTTYLVFSEAAELRQIVTLLWTFKLPWHWAYKGGISPWVWQFAFGFYSVMLTSTILGLDTMVLYKPRSWCVYCPMGTMTQLICKVKAKTEKI is encoded by the coding sequence TTGAAAAAGAAAAAATGGAATGACTATCTATGGATTGCAACGGCTGTCTATCTCTCGCTGGGCTTTTTTAATATTATTTTTGCCTGGATAGGGCTTTTATGTTTTTTTATACCTCTTTTTATATCCATATTAGGCGGCGGAAAAGCCTATTGCAATAATTACTGCGGCAGAGGAATGCTTTTCGATATTTTGGGCAATAAATTTAATCTTTCGAGAAAAAAGAATATCCCACATTGGCTCAGGAGCAGCTATTTCAGATACGGCTTTCTTACTTTTTTTATGATAATGTTTTTAAATATGCTTTTTACGACTTATCTTGTTTTTTCAGAGGCGGCAGAGCTCAGGCAGATAGTGACGCTTCTTTGGACCTTTAAATTGCCATGGCATTGGGCCTATAAGGGCGGCATAAGCCCTTGGGTATGGCAATTTGCCTTCGGCTTTTACAGCGTTATGCTTACCTCTACAATTTTAGGCCTTGACACAATGGTTCTTTATAAGCCCCGTTCCTGGTGTGTTTATTGCCCTATGGGAACCATGACCCAGCTTATATGTAAAGTGAAAGCCAAGACGGAGAAGATATAG
- a CDS encoding ArsR/SmtB family transcription factor: protein MDDFLNIMKALSDGTRLKIINLLLNYDYCVGALARNLDVSEAAVSQHLKVLRKAGIVSGEKRGYYTHYDVNKKLFLEAAEYLNSIAIHETPRKGCCQHITGNHLYCSNGKINEKDFC, encoded by the coding sequence ATGGACGATTTTTTAAACATAATGAAGGCACTTTCAGACGGAACACGCCTAAAAATAATAAATCTTCTTTTAAATTATGATTACTGTGTAGGGGCCTTGGCAAGAAATCTTGACGTTTCTGAAGCTGCCGTGTCTCAGCATCTAAAAGTTTTACGGAAGGCAGGCATCGTCTCCGGTGAAAAAAGAGGCTATTACACCCATTACGACGTTAACAAAAAGCTGTTTTTAGAAGCGGCGGAATACCTTAATTCCATCGCCATCCATGAGACTCCCAGAAAGGGCTGCTGCCAGCATATTACAGGAAACCATTTATATTGCAGCAATGGCAAAATTAATGAAAAGGATTTTTGCTAA